In Bacillus sp. SB49, a single window of DNA contains:
- a CDS encoding phytoene desaturase family protein, giving the protein MSAAIRLTADGYDVKVIEKNSNLGGKLNKREGKGFTFDTGPSILTMPWVLEQLFESVHRRLDDYITVERVEPQWRTFFEDGTSIDVTSDLPNMLEEMAKVTDRPNRKLTDFLSYSQDMYELCMKSFYKYSISDLKDLKSHHKFSELLQMDPMNTVAKSTRKFFDNKYLEQLFNYFVMYVGSNPYATPAILNQLVYVQLGLGIYYVKGGLYNIAEAMGRLMEELRVDVQFNSPVRQLVVENERVIGVETEDGTVHEADVVVSNLEAIPAYRKLAPQTAKVKKETKSLEKKFDPTVSGLVLLLGTNRKFNNLKHHNFFFSEDPELEFKQIYEQGKPADDPTIYIGISARSDESQAPAGKDNLFVLTHVPPLENKKRKPVDWDAYRETVLDKLERMGMEGVRDSIEFEYRFTPEDLERLYGPNGGSIYGIAADRKSNGGFKIPSKSQVFEGLYFVGGSTHPGGGVPMVTLSGQLTADLIKENETEAVHQK; this is encoded by the coding sequence ATGTCTGCTGCGATTCGGTTGACTGCAGACGGATATGATGTGAAAGTGATTGAAAAGAACAGCAACCTTGGCGGAAAGTTGAATAAGAGAGAAGGAAAAGGATTCACCTTTGATACCGGTCCATCGATCCTGACTATGCCGTGGGTGTTGGAACAGCTGTTTGAGAGCGTCCACCGACGTTTGGATGATTATATAACAGTGGAACGGGTGGAGCCTCAATGGAGAACCTTCTTTGAAGACGGGACGTCGATTGATGTTACGAGTGACCTTCCAAATATGCTGGAAGAAATGGCTAAAGTAACGGACAGGCCGAACAGGAAGTTGACGGATTTTCTCTCCTACAGCCAAGATATGTATGAGCTTTGTATGAAGAGCTTCTATAAATACAGTATTTCAGATCTGAAAGATTTAAAGAGTCACCACAAATTCAGTGAACTATTACAAATGGATCCGATGAACACGGTCGCTAAATCCACCCGCAAGTTCTTTGATAACAAATATCTAGAGCAGTTGTTCAATTACTTCGTTATGTATGTGGGGTCGAACCCATACGCAACACCGGCTATTCTTAATCAGCTTGTCTATGTGCAGCTGGGGCTTGGCATCTATTATGTCAAAGGCGGTCTCTATAATATTGCGGAGGCTATGGGACGTTTAATGGAGGAGCTGCGTGTGGACGTCCAATTTAACTCTCCTGTTCGTCAGCTTGTTGTGGAAAATGAGCGCGTAATCGGCGTAGAGACGGAAGATGGCACGGTGCATGAAGCGGATGTTGTGGTATCCAATTTAGAGGCTATTCCTGCTTATCGCAAGCTTGCACCGCAAACGGCCAAAGTGAAGAAAGAAACAAAGTCGCTGGAGAAGAAATTCGATCCCACGGTTTCAGGTCTTGTTCTCCTCCTTGGCACAAATCGTAAATTTAACAACCTTAAGCATCATAACTTCTTCTTTTCAGAAGATCCAGAGCTGGAGTTCAAGCAGATATATGAGCAGGGAAAACCAGCGGATGACCCGACAATCTATATTGGTATCTCCGCCCGTTCAGACGAATCGCAGGCTCCGGCAGGTAAAGATAACCTGTTTGTCCTGACACACGTTCCACCGCTTGAAAATAAGAAAAGAAAGCCGGTCGACTGGGATGCTTATCGCGAGACCGTCCTGGATAAGCTGGAGCGGATGGGGATGGAAGGAGTTAGAGATTCCATTGAATTCGAATATCGCTTTACTCCGGAAGATTTAGAGCGTTTATATGGACCGAATGGTGGATCTATCTATGGTATTGCTGCTGATCGTAAGTCGAATGGCGGTTTCAAGATCCCTTCGAAGAGTCAGGTTTTTGAGGGTTTGTACTTTGTAGGGGGATCCACCCATCCTGGAGGTGGAGTACCGATGGTCACGCTGTCTGGTCAATTGACTGCTGATCTAATTAAGGAAAATGAGACAGAAGCAGTTCATCAAAAATAG
- a CDS encoding uracil-DNA glycosylase, whose amino-acid sequence MEWPKSMLKDAERRMEGCLVEGFVPGKGNRNAEIMLVGEAPGEKEAVEGVPFIGRAGKELDKQLEYLGLERDDLYITSVVRSRPYKWVDSNKKGKRKANRKPNKKEIEAHAPLLDYQVEQVDPDIILVLGGVALRRLTGEEGKISVLVGQLMETPLLKYRPKEGEPRWCETEKAYRVIPLYHPAAVFYNPKIKPTIQQSLDDVKRHLYKED is encoded by the coding sequence ATGGAGTGGCCGAAATCGATGTTAAAAGATGCAGAACGAAGGATGGAAGGGTGTCTTGTGGAAGGATTTGTTCCTGGTAAGGGAAACCGTAACGCAGAAATTATGTTGGTAGGGGAAGCGCCTGGAGAGAAAGAGGCGGTTGAAGGGGTTCCATTCATTGGACGGGCGGGGAAAGAGTTGGATAAGCAGTTGGAGTATCTTGGTTTGGAACGTGATGACCTGTACATTACAAGCGTAGTAAGGAGTCGCCCGTACAAATGGGTGGATTCCAACAAAAAGGGGAAGCGAAAAGCAAATAGAAAGCCGAATAAAAAAGAAATAGAAGCCCATGCACCATTGCTGGACTACCAGGTGGAACAGGTGGATCCGGATATTATCCTCGTGTTGGGTGGTGTTGCCTTGCGAAGGCTGACAGGTGAAGAAGGCAAAATTAGTGTTCTCGTCGGACAGTTGATGGAAACACCATTGCTGAAGTATCGTCCAAAAGAAGGCGAACCTAGGTGGTGTGAAACGGAGAAAGCCTATCGTGTCATTCCTCTTTATCACCCCGCAGCTGTATTCTATAACCCGAAAATCAAGCCGACTATACAACAATCTTTAGACGATGTGAAACGACATCTATATAAGGAAGATTAA
- a CDS encoding sigma-70 family RNA polymerase sigma factor, whose amino-acid sequence MIRKQHSKSSGQEAPVVDQALVEQWIQEYGHDLKWLAFSYVKDYSTAEDIVQETMIKAYQKYPTFKQESTTKTWLYKIAINLCKDYLKSSYVKRVIKRGTEMFRHLPSGRHTPEETLLQRSEEEALLEEVLKLDDKYREMIVLYYFEEFDVHEVAQVLRISPNTVKTRLRRARQILQDRLTEKGSLRHE is encoded by the coding sequence GTGATACGAAAACAGCACTCCAAGTCATCCGGCCAGGAAGCACCCGTTGTCGACCAAGCCCTTGTGGAACAATGGATTCAAGAATACGGCCACGATTTGAAATGGCTGGCTTTTTCGTACGTCAAGGACTACTCTACTGCCGAAGATATTGTTCAGGAAACGATGATCAAAGCTTACCAAAAGTATCCGACATTCAAACAAGAATCCACCACAAAAACATGGTTGTACAAAATAGCAATTAACCTGTGTAAAGACTATTTAAAGAGCTCTTACGTTAAAAGGGTCATCAAGCGGGGAACAGAAATGTTCCGTCACCTGCCGTCAGGAAGACACACCCCGGAAGAGACTCTATTACAACGCAGCGAGGAAGAAGCCTTGTTGGAAGAAGTGCTGAAACTCGACGACAAATACAGGGAAATGATCGTCCTTTATTACTTTGAAGAATTCGATGTCCACGAGGTAGCACAGGTGTTGAGAATAAGTCCAAATACGGTAAAAACCAGACTGAGGCGCGCGCGACAAATTCTTCAGGACCGTTTGACTGAGAAAGGAAGTCTCCGACATGAGTGA
- a CDS encoding putative holin-like toxin, with protein MSIYEALMTMLAFGTFIITLLALIIKINKK; from the coding sequence ATGAGTATTTACGAAGCTTTGATGACCATGTTGGCGTTTGGAACCTTCATCATTACACTCCTTGCGCTTATCATCAAAATCAATAAAAAATAG
- a CDS encoding ammonium transporter: MKKIIPIFFIALLGFPVVASAETAVTADSVLQSLDMAWIMIAAFLVFFMHAGFAMVESGFTRSKNALNILMKNFMTMSIAAVLYFIVGYGIMFGTSGGGIIGTDGFLLSGQEDQIGFFVFQAVFAATCATIISGAVAERMKLGSYLILTLFMTGLIYPVVGHWIWGGGWISELGFVDFAGSTVVHMTGAVGALVTVLFLGPRLGKYSGKTVNVIPGHNIPLGALGVFILWFGWFGFNGGSTLAADPSLVPSVIATTLLSASAGIIGSAFYSYAKFKRIDASLTLNGALAGLVGITAGAANVSLIGSVIIGLIAGVILVESVQFLDRVVRVDDPVGAIAVHGICGIWGTLAVGFFSIEGGLFYGDGFRLLGIQAVGILAVIAWTVVATGIVVFLIKSTIGIRVSRQEEISGLDFAEHGSSAYESSRGIFNENPVLDNDFGVGLLHRLDGLQNEQTAPPKEERTAQ; this comes from the coding sequence ATGAAAAAAATTATTCCTATATTCTTTATCGCACTCCTGGGCTTCCCTGTCGTCGCAAGTGCAGAAACGGCAGTCACAGCTGACTCTGTCCTGCAGTCCCTAGACATGGCCTGGATTATGATCGCAGCATTTCTTGTATTCTTCATGCATGCAGGATTCGCCATGGTGGAGTCGGGGTTCACACGCTCTAAAAACGCACTGAATATCCTCATGAAGAACTTCATGACAATGTCCATCGCAGCCGTCCTCTACTTTATCGTCGGTTACGGAATCATGTTCGGAACTTCAGGTGGCGGCATCATAGGTACAGACGGATTTCTCCTCAGCGGACAAGAAGATCAAATCGGATTCTTCGTTTTCCAAGCTGTTTTCGCAGCCACGTGTGCCACCATTATTTCCGGCGCCGTTGCTGAACGCATGAAACTAGGCTCTTATCTTATACTTACCCTTTTCATGACAGGTTTGATTTACCCGGTTGTAGGACACTGGATTTGGGGCGGCGGATGGATTTCCGAGCTCGGTTTCGTAGACTTCGCCGGTTCTACCGTGGTACACATGACCGGCGCTGTAGGAGCACTTGTTACCGTCCTGTTCCTGGGGCCTCGACTCGGCAAATACAGCGGAAAGACAGTGAACGTCATCCCTGGTCATAACATTCCATTAGGAGCACTTGGTGTATTCATTCTTTGGTTCGGCTGGTTCGGATTTAACGGAGGGAGCACACTTGCTGCCGACCCTTCCCTCGTACCTTCCGTCATCGCAACCACCCTGCTGTCAGCTTCTGCAGGTATCATCGGATCGGCCTTCTATTCTTACGCGAAATTTAAGCGTATCGATGCATCCTTAACTCTGAACGGAGCACTGGCAGGTCTTGTAGGTATCACAGCAGGGGCAGCCAACGTTTCCTTAATCGGTTCTGTTATCATCGGTTTAATCGCAGGCGTCATCCTTGTTGAATCTGTTCAATTTCTTGACCGCGTCGTTCGTGTGGATGATCCTGTAGGAGCCATCGCCGTTCACGGTATCTGCGGGATTTGGGGAACACTCGCTGTAGGCTTCTTCTCTATTGAAGGGGGATTGTTCTACGGGGACGGATTCCGTTTACTGGGTATCCAAGCCGTAGGAATTCTCGCGGTAATTGCATGGACAGTTGTCGCAACCGGCATCGTTGTTTTCCTTATCAAGAGCACAATCGGCATTCGCGTCTCCCGGCAAGAAGAGATTTCCGGGCTTGATTTTGCCGAACATGGGTCTTCCGCTTACGAATCCAGCAGAGGAATCTTTAACGAAAACCCTGTCCTTGATAACGATTTTGGAGTAGGGCTTCTTCATCGCCTTGATGGATTACAGAACGAACAAACAGCTCCTCCGAAAGAAGAAAGAACAGCTCAATAA
- a CDS encoding P-II family nitrogen regulator, producing the protein MKKVEAIIRPEAFQTLRHNLDELGVKGLTVSEVAGCGQQKGQEGIFRGNRFEIKLYPKVKVEMVVENHELGAIIDAIMECCATNEVGDGKVFVSTIDEVFRIRTGETGKEALV; encoded by the coding sequence ATGAAGAAAGTAGAGGCGATCATTCGGCCGGAAGCGTTCCAGACACTACGCCACAACCTCGACGAATTAGGGGTGAAAGGACTGACAGTCTCAGAGGTGGCAGGGTGCGGACAACAGAAAGGCCAGGAAGGAATTTTCCGCGGCAACCGCTTTGAAATCAAGCTCTACCCGAAAGTGAAAGTGGAAATGGTTGTGGAAAATCATGAATTAGGTGCCATCATAGACGCAATCATGGAGTGCTGCGCAACAAACGAAGTCGGCGATGGGAAAGTGTTCGTTTCTACCATCGATGAAGTATTTCGAATCCGGACAGGAGAAACCGGAAAAGAAGCACTGGTCTAA
- a CDS encoding ribonucleotide-diphosphate reductase subunit beta, with the protein MRTINKRKLVDHEAPNASTGIVNGRSSNVLNWDDTRYAWAYPMYKNMLSNFWIPNEINMSNDLKQWPELTEQEQASFKKIIGLLAFLDSIQTDYSGKIADYLTDSSLSALMQVLAFQEVVHNQSYSYVLSTLVDQREQENIFEYWKHDEVLLERNQFITDGYQTFDEDPSVDTFLRSIVYDVVLEGLFFYAGFAFFYNLARNNKMVSTSTMINYINRDEQIHVNLFARIFKETLNENEELDKEEYHRFVTETFKEASELEIKWAHHIIGDRFPGIPIHDLEDYIRFMANKRCQQLGAEKPFPSYKKNPLKWIRAYQEVDEGKSDFFEQKSRQYTKVSDTNGFDDL; encoded by the coding sequence ATGCGCACAATAAACAAAAGAAAACTGGTGGATCATGAAGCTCCCAATGCTTCAACAGGTATTGTTAACGGCAGAAGCTCGAACGTATTGAACTGGGATGATACCCGTTACGCCTGGGCTTACCCTATGTATAAGAACATGCTTTCGAACTTCTGGATACCAAACGAAATCAATATGAGCAATGATCTAAAGCAGTGGCCCGAACTTACGGAACAAGAACAGGCTTCCTTCAAGAAAATCATCGGTCTCCTTGCTTTTCTTGATTCTATCCAAACCGATTACTCAGGTAAAATAGCCGACTACCTTACAGATTCCAGCCTGTCTGCACTCATGCAGGTCCTGGCCTTTCAGGAAGTCGTTCATAACCAATCTTATTCCTATGTCCTGTCCACTCTTGTCGATCAAAGGGAACAGGAAAATATATTCGAATACTGGAAACATGACGAAGTTCTCTTAGAGCGGAATCAGTTCATCACGGATGGATATCAAACTTTCGATGAGGACCCTTCTGTTGATACCTTCTTACGTTCCATCGTTTATGATGTCGTATTAGAAGGACTATTCTTCTATGCCGGTTTCGCGTTCTTCTACAACCTGGCACGAAATAATAAAATGGTTTCTACAAGTACGATGATCAATTATATCAACAGGGACGAACAGATCCACGTCAACCTGTTTGCAAGAATATTTAAGGAAACACTGAACGAGAATGAAGAACTGGATAAGGAAGAATACCACCGCTTCGTCACGGAAACCTTTAAAGAAGCTTCCGAGTTGGAAATCAAATGGGCCCATCATATCATCGGTGACAGGTTCCCCGGCATTCCGATCCATGATTTAGAGGATTATATCCGTTTCATGGCCAACAAACGGTGTCAACAGCTCGGAGCAGAGAAACCTTTCCCTTCCTATAAGAAAAACCCATTAAAATGGATTCGCGCTTATCAGGAAGTAGATGAAGGAAAATCCGATTTCTTTGAGCAGAAGTCCAGACAATACACGAAAGTTTCCGATACGAACGGATTCGATGACTTATAA
- a CDS encoding ribonucleoside-diphosphate reductase subunit alpha: MSVSAIKDQWKERLEAWKTEFPMLDLDRIIHKIPNLGFEHMTEQDQRHALILECLAEVDEMEPDWTFAASRMLLEQMYEEASSNRGTNKEYEDFHGLICTLIKKGIYSEKLLTYYSEEDIYQLEKALAPERDHQFTYIGLKTLSDRYIARSKEKEVYELPQERFMIIAMVLMSQEEAPKRLALVKEAYWALSHLYMTVATPTLANAGKRYGQLSSCFIDTVDDSLQGIYDSNTDIANLSKHGGGIGVYLGKIRSRGSDIRGFKGVSSGVLPWMKQLNNTAVSVDQLGQRQGAVAVYLDIWHKDIFPFLDSRLNNGDERQRTHDLFTGVSIPDIFMEAVENREDWYLFDPHEVRKVMGFSLEDYFDEKRGEGSFRDKYQACVENPELSKETVPAIEIMKRIMVGQLETGTPYMFYRDEVNRMNPNNHAGMIYCSNLCTEIAQNQRPTTQSEQYVEDGKIITVHNPGDFVVCNLSSINLGRAVPAGVLPRLIAIQVRMLDNVIEQNTIPVLQAQLTNQKYRGVGLGTFGWAHLLAKKKIAWESEEALAYTEEVYEAVAYHAIEASSELAQEKGSYPLFEGSDWQTGEFFVKRSFDQDRTWNWNELRNKVAAQGMRNGYLLAVAPNSSTSLIAGSTASIDPIFKKFYSEEKKDYKIPVTAPELDHTTYGYYKSAYDIDQHTSIKQNSIRQRFIDQAISFNMYVRNTIQAKELLSLHLDAWRSGMKTTYYTRSTSSQGEYDDCEYCSS; the protein is encoded by the coding sequence ATGAGCGTATCAGCAATTAAAGACCAATGGAAAGAAAGATTAGAAGCTTGGAAAACCGAGTTCCCTATGCTTGATCTGGATCGCATCATCCATAAAATTCCTAACTTAGGTTTTGAACATATGACGGAACAGGACCAGCGCCACGCTCTTATTCTCGAGTGTCTGGCTGAGGTCGATGAAATGGAACCGGATTGGACATTTGCAGCCAGCAGAATGCTGCTTGAGCAGATGTATGAGGAAGCTTCCAGTAACCGCGGAACAAACAAGGAATATGAAGATTTTCATGGTCTAATCTGCACGTTGATTAAGAAAGGCATCTATTCCGAGAAGCTGCTTACATATTACTCAGAGGAAGATATATACCAATTAGAAAAAGCACTCGCCCCTGAACGTGACCATCAATTCACCTACATTGGTTTGAAGACATTGAGTGACAGATATATTGCAAGAAGTAAAGAGAAAGAAGTTTATGAACTTCCTCAAGAGCGCTTTATGATCATTGCAATGGTCTTAATGTCACAAGAAGAAGCACCAAAACGGTTGGCACTCGTAAAAGAAGCCTACTGGGCTTTGAGTCATTTATACATGACTGTAGCCACCCCGACTTTAGCAAATGCGGGGAAACGTTATGGTCAGCTGAGCTCCTGCTTCATCGATACGGTAGATGACAGCCTTCAGGGCATCTACGACAGCAACACAGACATCGCCAATCTCAGTAAGCACGGAGGAGGGATCGGAGTCTATCTCGGCAAAATCCGCAGCCGCGGCAGTGATATCCGTGGATTTAAAGGGGTTTCCTCCGGCGTCCTTCCTTGGATGAAGCAGTTAAACAATACAGCCGTGAGCGTCGATCAGCTCGGACAGCGTCAAGGTGCCGTCGCTGTATATCTTGACATATGGCATAAAGACATTTTCCCGTTTCTTGACAGCCGATTGAACAACGGAGATGAACGGCAGCGGACGCACGACCTGTTCACAGGCGTATCCATTCCGGACATCTTCATGGAAGCAGTGGAGAATCGGGAAGACTGGTACTTGTTTGACCCTCACGAAGTACGCAAAGTCATGGGATTTTCGCTGGAAGATTATTTCGATGAAAAACGCGGCGAAGGCTCTTTCAGAGATAAATACCAGGCATGTGTAGAGAACCCGGAGCTTTCCAAAGAAACTGTGCCCGCCATTGAAATTATGAAACGGATCATGGTTGGACAGTTGGAGACCGGAACACCATACATGTTCTATCGGGACGAAGTAAACCGGATGAATCCAAACAACCATGCCGGCATGATTTATTGCAGTAATCTGTGTACAGAAATAGCACAGAATCAAAGACCTACCACTCAATCCGAACAATACGTGGAAGACGGGAAGATCATTACCGTCCATAATCCTGGTGATTTCGTCGTGTGTAACCTTTCCAGCATCAATCTGGGCCGTGCGGTTCCAGCCGGTGTGCTTCCACGTTTGATTGCAATCCAAGTACGTATGCTCGACAACGTAATTGAACAAAACACCATTCCTGTACTACAGGCGCAATTGACCAATCAGAAATATCGCGGCGTAGGTCTAGGAACCTTCGGCTGGGCCCACCTGCTTGCAAAGAAGAAGATTGCCTGGGAATCAGAAGAAGCACTCGCCTATACAGAGGAAGTGTACGAAGCGGTTGCTTATCACGCGATAGAAGCAAGCAGTGAGCTGGCTCAAGAAAAAGGAAGCTACCCTCTATTTGAAGGTTCTGACTGGCAGACCGGGGAATTTTTTGTTAAACGATCGTTTGACCAAGACCGCACATGGAACTGGAATGAGCTGAGAAATAAAGTAGCGGCACAAGGAATGCGGAACGGATACCTGCTCGCTGTCGCTCCAAACTCCAGCACTTCCCTGATAGCAGGAAGCACAGCAAGCATCGATCCGATTTTCAAAAAGTTCTACTCAGAAGAGAAGAAAGACTACAAGATTCCAGTAACCGCACCAGAGCTCGATCACACGACTTACGGGTATTATAAATCCGCTTACGATATTGATCAGCATACTAGCATCAAGCAGAACAGTATCCGCCAGCGATTCATCGATCAGGCCATTTCCTTCAATATGTATGTAAGAAATACCATTCAGGCGAAAGAACTCCTCTCCCTGCATTTGGATGCATGGCGAAGCGGGATGAAGACGACATATTATACAAGATCGACTTCCAGTCAAGGCGAATACGACGACTGTGAATACTGTTCATCATAA
- a CDS encoding class I SAM-dependent methyltransferase, with amino-acid sequence MVKFDWHKEAERQWDDRAGMWSSKSKEMWDEGSRSTILPFLENHILKGKVADLGCGDGYGSFRLWQKGYEVTGVDLSKDMIDKANARVREQGLTFVQGDLTALPFEDDSFDSAMAVNSLEWTEIPSQGLNEMKRILKPGGRLCIALLGPTAMPRTNSYRRLFGEQVICNTMMPWELKKMAEETGWRSIAGQGVYKRGVEDSLLEGLEEELKQALTFMWVFIFEKE; translated from the coding sequence ATGGTTAAGTTCGATTGGCATAAAGAAGCAGAAAGGCAGTGGGACGACCGTGCCGGGATGTGGAGTTCAAAAAGCAAGGAAATGTGGGACGAAGGAAGTCGAAGTACGATCCTTCCCTTTCTTGAGAATCATATCCTGAAAGGAAAAGTAGCCGACCTCGGCTGTGGAGACGGCTATGGATCTTTCCGGCTTTGGCAGAAAGGATATGAGGTCACAGGGGTTGATTTGTCGAAAGACATGATTGATAAGGCGAATGCCAGAGTCAGGGAACAAGGACTTACCTTCGTCCAGGGGGATCTAACTGCTCTACCTTTCGAAGATGATTCGTTTGATAGTGCCATGGCGGTCAATTCATTGGAATGGACGGAGATTCCTTCACAGGGGCTTAATGAGATGAAGCGGATACTGAAGCCTGGGGGAAGACTTTGTATCGCACTGCTTGGTCCGACGGCAATGCCGAGGACCAACAGCTATCGCCGCTTGTTCGGGGAACAAGTCATATGCAATACGATGATGCCGTGGGAATTGAAGAAGATGGCAGAAGAGACAGGGTGGAGATCAATAGCTGGACAAGGGGTTTACAAGCGTGGTGTCGAGGACAGTCTCTTGGAGGGGCTTGAAGAAGAATTAAAGCAGGCACTTACATTCATGTGGGTATTTATTTTCGAAAAAGAATAA
- a CDS encoding alpha/beta fold hydrolase has protein sequence MTLQIKNWKWLYIALGSIFVGLLILMINSKSSSSEPYPREEVTPTLFIHGFKGGPRSFQTMMDRMQSMNWGKKRMTVYVANDGTLSIQGSFPQTKNPFVQILFEDNRASISNQTKWVENVMIQLHSRYNVQQVNIIGHSMGGLASINYLLNEPADGVPAVKKVAAIASPFKGIRKDSYFESNYGAATVDLRPDSDALQDMVKNKDHFSDNVDVLAVAGIINKESPEQEHWDGLVHASSVHGLEDIVPFGRYYEERIYQPQATHSGLHELAEVDRIVAEFLWETAPMRSTSGEHP, from the coding sequence ATGACTTTACAAATAAAAAATTGGAAATGGCTTTATATTGCATTGGGTTCTATATTTGTAGGGCTGCTCATCCTGATGATCAATTCAAAATCGAGCAGCTCGGAACCGTACCCGCGCGAAGAAGTAACACCGACCTTATTCATTCACGGGTTCAAAGGGGGGCCGAGGAGCTTCCAGACCATGATGGACCGGATGCAGTCCATGAATTGGGGAAAAAAAAGGATGACGGTCTATGTAGCGAACGATGGTACCCTCTCCATCCAGGGAAGCTTCCCCCAGACAAAGAACCCGTTTGTGCAGATATTGTTCGAAGATAATCGCGCCAGTATTTCGAATCAAACAAAATGGGTCGAAAACGTGATGATCCAGCTTCACTCCCGCTACAATGTTCAACAAGTAAATATTATCGGACATTCCATGGGCGGGTTAGCGTCGATCAATTATTTACTGAACGAACCTGCGGACGGCGTACCTGCCGTTAAGAAAGTTGCTGCTATCGCCAGTCCATTTAAAGGCATTCGGAAAGATTCCTATTTTGAATCCAATTACGGGGCCGCAACCGTGGATTTGAGACCAGACTCTGATGCTCTCCAGGATATGGTTAAGAATAAGGATCATTTCTCAGATAATGTAGACGTCCTTGCGGTGGCCGGAATCATCAACAAGGAGTCCCCGGAGCAGGAGCACTGGGATGGTCTTGTCCACGCCTCAAGCGTCCACGGACTGGAAGACATCGTTCCATTCGGCCGTTACTACGAAGAGAGAATTTACCAGCCTCAGGCAACCCACTCCGGCCTCCATGAGCTTGCGGAAGTCGACAGAATAGTGGCTGAATTCTTGTGGGAAACAGCACCCATGCGTTCGACAAGCGGTGAGCATCCTTAA
- a CDS encoding pyridoxamine 5'-phosphate oxidase family protein, with protein sequence MTQDELKSQIKQIMEQHKIGTLATVKNDKPHTRYMTFWNDEQFTFYTPTNSDTHKADEIEANPNVHILIGYEGEGYGDTYLEVEGQAKIREDQEIKEELWSERMNRWFDGKDDPNYIVLEIMPESIRLMNEGEDTPATLDL encoded by the coding sequence TTGACACAAGATGAATTAAAGAGCCAGATTAAGCAGATTATGGAACAACATAAAATCGGTACGTTGGCTACCGTAAAGAATGACAAACCTCATACCCGTTACATGACATTCTGGAATGATGAACAATTCACATTCTATACTCCTACGAACAGCGACACACATAAAGCGGATGAAATTGAAGCGAATCCGAATGTCCATATTCTGATCGGCTATGAAGGCGAAGGATACGGGGATACGTACTTGGAAGTGGAAGGACAGGCGAAAATCCGTGAAGACCAGGAAATTAAAGAAGAGTTGTGGTCGGAGCGCATGAACCGTTGGTTTGATGGGAAGGATGACCCGAACTATATTGTCCTTGAAATTATGCCGGAAAGCATTCGTCTAATGAACGAAGGGGAAGATACGCCTGCAACGCTTGATTTGTAA